One window from the genome of Leptospiraceae bacterium encodes:
- a CDS encoding insulinase family protein, which produces MKIQSENFLSNENPLSLLKRKNSILEGLTFKELNFTIPKIKEKRISEHEFLYVYHDPTLPIVNLNILFEGGIESQPHDEPALLPILVEVWENGGANGKGPEEISEALAELGVEFQISLHQEIILVEMYVLKDNFQKAFSILKEILLKPEFSEERLHTTKLKFKDNLKRRNDKPEQIASRKIKELFEHPRKVFESISPEEIDKVQKRDLIHAYQKILKTRRMHVTIDGDLEGIPYEEMISSLSEEMGEIQNPFVLHKENKPKLGRQDLKNTILLIEKNVPQAVIVLGTKVPSYNDPKNFSLRSSNYILGGGSFVSKMMREIRVKRGLAYYAYSHIRFFHEEGRFTSSTGTNVNQAPESLKIMLDLIENFHLYVSDEDVEITKEALINSHVFEFSNPTRILRSIVLERIYQTPENYLVLFPSKIRSITKKEIIQDFQSYITANQLWIVVVGPRSLEKELKKFNRKVLIFDPDQPL; this is translated from the coding sequence ATGAAAATTCAGAGTGAAAATTTTCTTTCAAACGAGAATCCTTTGAGCCTTTTGAAAAGAAAAAATAGTATATTAGAAGGATTAACCTTCAAAGAACTTAACTTTACTATTCCCAAAATCAAAGAGAAACGTATTTCTGAACATGAGTTTTTGTATGTTTATCATGATCCTACACTTCCTATTGTGAATTTGAACATTCTCTTCGAAGGAGGCATAGAAAGCCAACCCCATGATGAACCAGCTCTTTTGCCTATCTTGGTTGAAGTTTGGGAAAATGGTGGTGCAAACGGCAAAGGTCCAGAAGAAATTTCTGAAGCTTTAGCAGAGCTCGGGGTTGAGTTTCAGATTTCTTTGCATCAAGAAATAATTCTTGTAGAAATGTACGTGTTGAAAGATAACTTTCAAAAAGCTTTTAGCATTCTAAAAGAGATTCTTTTAAAGCCTGAGTTTTCGGAAGAAAGGCTTCATACTACGAAACTCAAATTTAAAGACAATCTCAAAAGACGAAACGACAAACCCGAGCAAATTGCCAGTAGAAAAATCAAAGAACTCTTTGAACATCCAAGAAAAGTTTTTGAAAGTATTTCTCCAGAAGAAATCGATAAGGTTCAAAAGAGAGATTTGATTCACGCATACCAAAAAATCCTTAAAACTCGAAGAATGCATGTTACGATTGATGGAGATTTAGAAGGAATACCTTATGAAGAAATGATATCATCTTTGAGTGAAGAAATGGGAGAGATCCAAAATCCTTTTGTTCTTCATAAAGAAAATAAACCAAAGCTTGGAAGGCAGGATTTGAAAAATACTATTCTTTTGATTGAAAAAAATGTTCCCCAAGCGGTGATTGTTTTAGGGACAAAAGTGCCATCTTATAACGATCCTAAAAACTTTTCATTAAGATCATCAAATTACATTTTAGGGGGAGGTTCGTTTGTTTCGAAAATGATGAGGGAGATACGGGTGAAAAGAGGATTAGCCTATTATGCATATTCTCATATCAGGTTTTTTCATGAGGAAGGACGATTTACCTCATCAACAGGAACCAATGTGAATCAAGCTCCTGAGTCCCTCAAAATCATGTTGGATTTGATTGAGAATTTTCATCTGTACGTGAGTGATGAAGATGTCGAAATCACCAAAGAAGCTCTGATCAACTCTCATGTTTTTGAGTTCTCAAACCCAACGAGAATTCTTCGCTCAATTGTTTTAGAAAGAATTTATCAAACACCAGAGAATTATCTTGTGTTGTTTCCTTCAAAGATCAGAAGTATTACAAAAAAAGAAATCATTCAGGATTTTCAAAGCTATATAACAGCAAATCAGTTATGGATTGTGGTCGTAGGACCGAGAAGCTTGGAAAAAGAATTAAAAAAATTTAACAGAAAGGTCTTAATTTTTGATCCGGACCAGCCTTTATAG
- a CDS encoding protein-disulfide reductase DsbD family protein: MRKDLTSILLFLFAFFIQACKPKEETKPTGIPEPKIIVQTSQNQIKFSIEIPKDHHAYLDSGKENSLIPIQFDWKDMIQNQILPKEPRMIAKPLGVYDKEYEATVLRGQGEFLFELPEGVSENIKGQKVYIKIQICNEVTGICYRPKIYPVAL; the protein is encoded by the coding sequence ATGAGAAAAGATCTGACTTCGATTTTGCTTTTTCTGTTCGCATTTTTTATTCAAGCGTGTAAACCCAAAGAAGAAACCAAACCTACAGGAATCCCTGAGCCAAAAATCATAGTGCAAACCTCTCAAAACCAAATCAAATTTTCCATAGAAATTCCTAAAGATCACCATGCCTATTTGGACTCCGGAAAAGAGAATTCTTTGATTCCCATTCAATTCGACTGGAAAGACATGATCCAAAATCAAATCCTTCCGAAAGAACCCAGGATGATAGCCAAACCTCTCGGAGTTTATGACAAAGAATACGAAGCTACAGTCCTAAGAGGACAGGGTGAATTTCTATTTGAATTACCTGAAGGGGTATCCGAAAACATCAAGGGGCAGAAAGTTTACATCAAAATACAAATCTGTAACGAAGTTACTGGAATTTGTTATCGTCCTAAAATTTATCCCGTTGCATTATAA
- a CDS encoding thioredoxin family protein, with the protein MDWLDSFFQNIQVSIHQPVFTVSVFFVAGVLSSLFPCYYPLIPITIGFLQKRKAKYVWTHPFVYWLGSLFIYLSLGILSATTGLILSKILQNGWVVLGMGLLFLYLSYAIIDFVQLEPRFFRKFEEKTKSYNSLFFTFLMGIFSGLAASACVSPALVSVLLFVVQTSSQLEKDLTSLLFGILTTTSYGAGLGLPFFLSGILGAKLPKSGSWMELTKKFFFVVIFLLALYQIQKGLLVFKIEETFTYLLLLIITIGSALLYLFMKNIIKDIFQLRKLYVYTSLIFIGVFLFFSVQIYGEKIKSTPHASIETLYQQNYGKYEYKKNLTIYRSLQEALNEAQKQDKLIFIDFYADWCTNCVEFAKMMEDDENLNTLLQKAIVLKIYDTDPIFEYFAQQKGYEELQIGLPFFAIIDKNQKLVYKTTYYKDIGNFKKVIENYEQRKNP; encoded by the coding sequence ATGGATTGGCTTGATTCGTTTTTTCAAAACATACAAGTTTCCATACATCAGCCGGTTTTTACGGTGAGTGTTTTTTTTGTTGCTGGAGTTTTAAGTTCCTTGTTTCCTTGCTATTATCCCTTGATTCCCATTACCATTGGTTTTCTCCAAAAAAGAAAAGCAAAGTATGTTTGGACCCATCCTTTCGTGTATTGGCTTGGATCTTTGTTTATTTACCTTTCGTTGGGGATTTTGTCTGCAACCACAGGCTTAATCCTATCAAAGATACTCCAGAATGGATGGGTAGTATTAGGAATGGGGCTTTTGTTTTTGTATTTGAGCTATGCCATCATCGATTTTGTGCAATTAGAACCAAGATTTTTTCGAAAATTCGAAGAAAAAACGAAATCTTATAACTCTCTTTTCTTCACGTTTTTGATGGGGATTTTTTCGGGGCTTGCTGCTTCGGCCTGTGTTTCACCTGCTTTAGTAAGTGTACTTTTGTTTGTGGTTCAAACATCATCACAACTAGAAAAAGATCTAACCTCATTACTCTTTGGGATTCTCACAACCACTTCTTATGGTGCTGGGCTTGGTCTTCCCTTTTTTCTTTCTGGGATATTGGGGGCGAAACTTCCCAAATCAGGCTCTTGGATGGAACTTACGAAAAAGTTTTTCTTCGTTGTGATATTTCTTTTAGCGTTATATCAAATCCAAAAAGGACTTTTGGTCTTCAAGATCGAAGAAACTTTCACATATCTTCTTTTGCTCATCATCACCATTGGTAGTGCTTTGTTATATCTATTTATGAAAAACATCATAAAAGACATCTTCCAGCTTCGTAAACTCTATGTTTATACTTCTCTTATTTTTATTGGGGTTTTCTTGTTTTTTTCTGTGCAAATATACGGAGAAAAAATCAAAAGCACTCCTCATGCCTCGATAGAAACTCTTTATCAGCAAAACTATGGCAAATACGAATACAAAAAAAATCTAACTATTTATCGGAGTCTCCAAGAGGCTTTAAATGAAGCTCAAAAACAAGATAAATTGATTTTTATTGATTTTTATGCTGATTGGTGCACCAATTGTGTGGAATTCGCTAAGATGATGGAAGATGATGAAAATTTAAACACACTCTTACAAAAAGCGATTGTTTTGAAAATCTACGATACTGACCCGATTTTTGAGTATTTTGCTCAGCAAAAGGGCTATGAAGAACTCCAAATTGGTTTACCCTTCTTTGCCATCATAGATAAAAATCAAAAATTAGTCTATAAAACCACATACTACAAAGACATAGGAAACTTCAAAAAAGTTATAGAAAATTACGAACAACGAAAAAATCCGTAA
- the hisA gene encoding 1-(5-phosphoribosyl)-5-[(5-phosphoribosylamino)methylideneamino]imidazole-4-carboxamide isomerase — protein sequence MKSDFLVIPAIDIYENQVVRLYEGKYEQIKVYSSDPLEWLDYFKKGGIQRIHVVDLNAAKDGNTKINQRTIHQILNHKDNVKIEIGGGIRSEEIIKYYFDMGVDYLILGTIAVKSPKFVESIITKYPKERLIVGVDVRNENVYVSGWQENSSINLFSFLKQIETWEIPQIILTDISKDGTLRGPNIELIKSILPKTKLKVISSGGIRDVQDVIRLKNISFNNLVGTIIGKALYEKTITLEELKKLNDL from the coding sequence ATGAAGTCAGATTTTCTTGTCATCCCTGCCATTGATATTTATGAAAATCAAGTGGTTCGACTTTACGAAGGAAAATATGAGCAAATAAAAGTGTATTCCTCGGATCCCTTGGAATGGCTTGATTACTTCAAAAAGGGAGGTATTCAAAGAATTCATGTAGTGGATCTCAATGCCGCTAAAGATGGAAATACGAAAATTAACCAAAGAACCATCCATCAAATCCTAAACCACAAAGATAACGTAAAGATCGAGATAGGAGGTGGCATTCGTTCAGAAGAAATCATCAAGTATTATTTCGACATGGGGGTGGATTACCTCATTCTTGGAACCATAGCAGTAAAATCCCCGAAATTCGTTGAAAGCATCATCACTAAATACCCAAAAGAAAGATTGATTGTTGGAGTTGATGTTCGAAACGAGAATGTTTATGTCTCGGGATGGCAGGAAAATTCTTCTATTAACTTATTTAGTTTTTTAAAGCAAATTGAAACCTGGGAAATCCCACAAATCATACTAACTGATATCTCCAAAGATGGAACATTACGAGGACCAAACATTGAACTCATCAAAAGTATTCTTCCAAAAACAAAATTAAAAGTAATTTCGTCGGGTGGGATACGAGACGTACAAGATGTGATAAGACTAAAAAACATTTCTTTTAACAATTTAGTAGGAACTATCATTGGTAAAGCTTTATATGAAAAAACCATCACCTTAGAAGAATTAAAAAAACTCAATGACTTGTAA
- a CDS encoding OsmC family protein — protein MEPLKAKLTWIQNMEMESETRGIKVKLDARPEAGGENKGQAPKEMVLSGLCGCTAMDVIAILKKMRSLPEYFSVEAEAEQTDTHPKVFKKIRLKYIAKGVDKEKLEKAVKLSQEQYCGVSEMLRKTAEITYEIQLLD, from the coding sequence ATGGAACCCCTCAAAGCGAAACTCACTTGGATACAAAACATGGAAATGGAATCCGAAACTCGCGGGATAAAAGTCAAATTGGATGCTCGACCCGAAGCAGGTGGAGAAAACAAAGGACAAGCCCCCAAGGAAATGGTATTAAGCGGACTTTGTGGTTGCACTGCTATGGATGTGATCGCCATTTTGAAAAAAATGCGTTCTTTACCCGAATACTTTTCCGTTGAAGCAGAAGCAGAACAAACCGACACTCACCCTAAAGTCTTTAAAAAAATACGACTCAAATACATAGCCAAAGGCGTTGACAAAGAAAAATTAGAAAAAGCTGTAAAACTATCCCAAGAACAATATTGCGGTGTTTCGGAAATGCTAAGAAAGACTGCTGAAATCACCTACGAAATACAATTGTTAGATTAG
- a CDS encoding MBL fold metallo-hydrolase — translation MKLSVYRYRDFVFVGNTEGGLHTTVAIPRFKLMFDTGIGSPQLTDYNKILLTHGHLDHSSGVAYLVSQRSLRKLEPPEIYVPPQIYEPLDQILKLWNEIEQYESRYKLIKIQYDQLYPLQGNYYFQAIPSYHRIPSHGYVIFEKKQKLKKEFIGLPGHEIAELKKTNPDIIETKWEPVITFSGDTKIEFVLNNEVVQNSKILFLECTYICEKRNVERARRWGHIHLFEIIENAEYFRNVEKLYLMHFSPRYTNQEILDTLKRLLPKWLYEITTPFLTKKKTEIEYSDIIINL, via the coding sequence ATGAAATTATCCGTATATCGATATAGAGACTTTGTTTTTGTTGGGAATACAGAAGGGGGACTACATACAACCGTAGCTATTCCAAGATTCAAACTAATGTTTGATACAGGAATTGGTTCACCTCAGCTTACTGATTATAATAAAATCTTGCTTACTCATGGGCATTTGGATCATTCTTCAGGGGTTGCATATTTAGTTTCTCAGCGAAGTTTGCGCAAATTAGAACCTCCTGAGATTTACGTGCCACCCCAGATTTATGAACCATTGGATCAAATCCTCAAGCTTTGGAATGAAATTGAACAATATGAATCCCGATACAAATTAATCAAAATTCAATATGATCAACTCTATCCTTTGCAGGGGAATTATTACTTTCAAGCTATTCCCAGTTATCATCGAATTCCCAGTCATGGATATGTGATTTTCGAGAAAAAACAAAAACTAAAAAAAGAGTTCATTGGACTTCCAGGGCACGAAATTGCCGAACTAAAAAAGACAAATCCAGATATTATAGAAACAAAATGGGAACCTGTGATTACTTTTTCAGGAGATACTAAGATTGAATTTGTATTAAATAACGAGGTTGTGCAAAACTCAAAGATATTATTTTTAGAATGCACGTATATTTGTGAAAAGCGTAATGTCGAGAGAGCTCGAAGATGGGGGCATATCCATCTATTCGAGATTATCGAAAATGCAGAGTATTTTCGTAATGTTGAAAAACTATACCTAATGCACTTTTCTCCAAGATATACCAATCAAGAGATCCTTGATACATTAAAGCGTTTACTTCCTAAATGGCTTTATGAGATAACCACACCCTTTTTGACGAAAAAGAAAACTGAGATAGAGTATTCTGATATTATCATTAACTTATAA
- a CDS encoding GGDEF and EAL domain-containing protein has product MKFKIKERILKNLLLELTNSYEQLQLDFHSLKNQCKEQIYRDHLTGLLNYDGFMKELKRIHQESLIENQRYGIIIYDIDDFRFINSYYGPDVGHILLISLAEYMKSIIPFNGIVARIGNNKGGIIIPNTNPKELLKISYELKQKLENYDFRLGDTVLNFTLSGGVSISDYNKSHKQILDESMNALLEAKASEKGSIKFFDETIQKKLDRLNSGKELILKILSNEGFIQLYVHPILSCRDFSIIGGEILLRLIVGDKIYSPNTFLESAIYFGLIDKLEEKVLSIISNLKLPLKNQIYLFVNKFLRKEEKIETLHNQLLMVENFLKNNNAKFVVEITENSLFENYNLIKNIMDYNKNLVELAIDDFGSGYTSLKHLYELNFSFLKIDGSLTKNIHTNQKALSILKGINEIARSLQLKVIVEHIENKEQVELCKELNIDYLQGYYFYQPMKIESFVDLVNVN; this is encoded by the coding sequence ATGAAATTCAAAATCAAAGAACGTATTTTAAAAAACTTATTGTTAGAATTAACTAATAGTTATGAACAATTACAACTTGATTTTCATTCCTTGAAGAATCAATGCAAAGAACAAATATATAGAGATCATTTAACTGGCTTATTGAATTATGATGGCTTTATGAAAGAATTAAAACGAATTCATCAAGAAAGTCTGATTGAAAATCAAAGATACGGAATTATAATTTACGATATTGATGATTTTAGATTTATCAACAGTTATTATGGACCAGATGTTGGTCATATACTTCTTATTTCATTAGCTGAGTACATGAAGAGTATCATCCCCTTCAATGGAATCGTGGCACGAATAGGAAACAACAAAGGAGGGATTATCATCCCAAACACAAATCCAAAAGAATTGTTAAAGATTTCTTACGAATTAAAACAAAAATTAGAAAATTATGATTTCCGATTAGGTGATACTGTTTTGAATTTTACTTTATCTGGTGGGGTCTCGATTTCTGATTATAATAAAAGTCATAAACAAATTTTAGATGAAAGCATGAATGCTTTATTAGAAGCAAAAGCCAGTGAAAAAGGTTCCATTAAATTCTTTGATGAAACAATCCAAAAAAAATTAGATCGACTAAACTCAGGAAAAGAATTAATTCTAAAAATCCTTTCAAATGAGGGTTTTATCCAACTTTATGTTCATCCCATCTTGAGCTGCAGAGATTTTAGTATTATTGGTGGAGAGATATTGCTTCGCTTAATTGTCGGTGATAAAATTTATAGTCCTAATACGTTTTTAGAATCTGCAATCTACTTTGGCTTAATCGATAAACTTGAAGAAAAGGTTTTATCAATCATTTCAAACCTAAAACTTCCTCTAAAAAATCAAATCTATTTATTTGTAAATAAGTTCCTCAGAAAAGAAGAAAAAATAGAAACCTTACATAATCAACTTTTAATGGTAGAGAATTTCCTAAAAAATAATAATGCTAAATTTGTTGTTGAAATAACTGAAAATTCCCTTTTTGAAAATTATAATCTAATAAAAAACATAATGGATTACAATAAAAATCTTGTGGAACTTGCAATTGATGATTTTGGAAGTGGCTATACATCTTTAAAACACTTATATGAGCTCAATTTTTCATTTTTAAAGATCGATGGAAGTTTGACCAAAAACATTCATACAAACCAAAAAGCTTTAAGTATCCTAAAGGGTATTAATGAAATAGCTCGTTCCTTGCAACTAAAAGTTATCGTAGAACACATAGAAAATAAAGAACAAGTTGAACTTTGCAAAGAATTAAATATCGATTATCTTCAAGGCTATTATTTCTACCAACCCATGAAAATTGAATCTTTCGTTGACTTGGTGAATGTTAATTGA
- a CDS encoding insulinase family protein, with protein sequence MLQSIQTLKETKNKDLFISVKQRIKKITLDNGLRVILMQNGSNPTVALYWKILAGSSDETESNAGIAHMLEHMLFKGTKIVGTIDYEREKKYLDVLNRWYHRLDDYKAQLKQNQVHSKEKLQELEKKIQNLERRISLIENEVKKFQISEEDSIIYSIHGQRGYNAYTSKDVTNYQIELPSNKIELWAKLESDRVKNSVFREFYTERNVVAEERMMRVENNPISFTMEKLLEAIYQGHPYGFPTIGRMENIITFKVEQAEEYYKNFYRPENTVIGMVGNFDEEEAIQILKKYFGDWENPKEPMKRSIPTSILHQNRKVVLKINKEGSPILLLAWLKPNFPQKEDLVLGILADVLVGRPDTRLEKTIIQKEQLATQIQVYTSYPGERYENLFLMFVYPNLSLLKNPQDEEELLNLYQRVQDGILRELQNIQEHGLDEKELERVKQLYLTNFIKQMRSNSYLAEILTYSELVYGDYHLIFDYYNQIENISVKDVQEVIRNYLSFEKMSRAVLIPKK encoded by the coding sequence ATGTTGCAATCGATACAAACTTTAAAAGAAACAAAAAACAAGGACCTATTTATTTCAGTTAAGCAAAGAATCAAAAAAATCACCCTTGATAATGGCTTAAGGGTAATATTGATGCAAAATGGTTCGAATCCCACTGTGGCATTGTATTGGAAAATTCTGGCTGGTTCTTCTGATGAGACCGAATCCAATGCTGGTATCGCTCACATGTTGGAGCACATGTTGTTTAAGGGAACGAAAATAGTGGGAACCATCGATTATGAACGAGAAAAAAAATACTTGGATGTTTTGAATCGCTGGTATCATCGTTTGGATGACTACAAAGCACAACTCAAGCAAAATCAAGTTCATTCAAAAGAAAAGCTGCAAGAATTAGAAAAAAAGATACAAAACTTAGAAAGACGAATTTCTTTGATCGAAAACGAAGTCAAAAAATTCCAAATCTCAGAAGAAGATTCCATTATTTATTCAATACATGGTCAGCGAGGCTATAATGCCTATACAAGCAAAGATGTTACGAATTATCAAATAGAACTTCCTTCTAATAAGATTGAGCTCTGGGCAAAGTTAGAATCAGATCGAGTAAAAAACTCGGTTTTTCGTGAATTCTACACTGAACGTAATGTGGTGGCAGAAGAACGCATGATGCGGGTCGAAAACAACCCCATAAGTTTCACTATGGAAAAGCTCCTGGAAGCCATTTATCAAGGTCATCCTTATGGTTTTCCCACTATTGGAAGGATGGAAAATATCATTACTTTCAAAGTGGAACAAGCTGAAGAATATTATAAAAATTTCTATCGACCAGAAAATACCGTGATTGGCATGGTGGGAAATTTTGATGAAGAAGAAGCAATTCAAATCCTAAAGAAATACTTTGGGGATTGGGAAAATCCCAAAGAACCAATGAAAAGAAGCATTCCTACTTCTATTCTTCATCAAAATCGAAAAGTGGTTCTAAAAATAAATAAAGAAGGTTCTCCCATTCTTCTTTTGGCTTGGTTAAAACCTAATTTTCCTCAAAAAGAAGATTTGGTTTTGGGGATATTGGCAGATGTCTTGGTAGGAAGACCCGACACTCGACTCGAAAAAACAATCATCCAAAAGGAGCAATTAGCTACTCAAATTCAAGTCTATACTTCTTATCCTGGAGAACGCTACGAGAACTTGTTTTTGATGTTTGTTTATCCAAATCTGAGTCTTTTAAAAAATCCACAAGATGAAGAAGAACTCCTCAATCTTTATCAACGTGTGCAGGATGGAATATTAAGGGAGCTTCAAAACATCCAAGAGCATGGTTTGGATGAAAAAGAATTAGAACGAGTCAAACAACTATATTTGACTAACTTTATCAAACAAATGCGATCCAATTCATATTTGGCAGAGATACTTACTTATTCGGAATTGGTTTATGGGGATTACCATCTGATTTTTGATTATTACAATCAGATAGAAAATATCAGCGTCAAAGATGTGCAAGAAGTAATAAGAAATTATCTTTCTTTTGAAAAAATGTCCAGAGCAGTTCTCATTCCAAAAAAATGA
- a CDS encoding inositol monophosphatase has protein sequence MQETGIIEFPINEIYDRVFYVLNFIPKISESLLAFQQDISKGKILDSFQELIKRADKEAELPLLEVITKKFKKDRIISEIKGEIRNDGDFSWWIDALDGSRNFIHNNPLFCMSIGLTFRDTPVAGIVYIPTLKETYHAIYGEGAYKNNLRISVSTTPSLDIALVSSGIPFNRKEILHQLVSDLSAMISAGTGIRKSGSAVLDLCWTAEGRIDGMWERNLKPWDTCAGYVILREAGGKITDTLGNPYHIQLDNIVASNGLIHQDILNALKNIKQGDFN, from the coding sequence ATGCAAGAAACAGGAATTATTGAATTTCCCATCAATGAAATTTACGATCGAGTATTTTATGTCTTGAATTTCATTCCGAAAATTAGTGAATCTCTTTTAGCATTTCAACAAGACATTTCTAAAGGAAAAATCTTAGATAGTTTTCAAGAGCTAATCAAAAGAGCTGACAAAGAGGCTGAATTGCCCCTACTTGAGGTGATTACTAAAAAGTTCAAAAAAGACCGAATAATTTCAGAAATCAAAGGAGAAATACGAAATGATGGGGATTTTAGTTGGTGGATTGATGCTTTAGATGGTTCAAGAAATTTTATCCATAATAACCCTTTATTTTGTATGTCTATAGGTTTAACATTTCGAGATACTCCCGTAGCTGGGATAGTCTATATTCCTACTTTGAAAGAAACCTATCATGCTATTTATGGTGAAGGTGCATATAAGAATAATCTGAGAATTTCTGTTTCTACTACACCTTCGTTAGATATTGCTTTGGTATCTTCAGGTATACCATTTAATCGTAAAGAGATTTTACATCAGTTGGTCTCAGATTTATCAGCCATGATTTCAGCAGGAACAGGTATAAGAAAATCAGGTTCAGCAGTTTTGGATCTTTGTTGGACAGCTGAGGGTAGGATTGATGGCATGTGGGAAAGAAACCTCAAGCCATGGGATACTTGTGCTGGTTATGTGATTTTACGAGAAGCAGGGGGAAAGATCACAGATACTTTGGGCAATCCCTATCATATTCAGTTGGATAATATCGTTGCTTCTAATGGTTTGATACATCAGGATATATTGAATGCTTTAAAAAATATCAAACAGGGAGATTTCAATTAA
- a CDS encoding FIST C-terminal domain-containing protein: protein MLVSTFLKKEISDLIEEIRNIKKEFEPDLYIFFFPSFFYTNSLNQELLKDVVYPSKCVSVSTIAAMKDNQLEYDHFGGVAIKFERKGFVDFFAVNKLKNKNLKSLKNEVLSFLKEDPNSTYLIFSTESNLEINHLLNLIFKKNSYPKVRLYGGVASSNLVNLFTFISFNGAIITDGFVIIKLGNVISYNTLSFGFISIGRTYQISKAKKNLIYLIEEEPAKIFIQRLLKDTGIEIKDLDDKEKVKFLWEFPFLLIDKRKGYVTSIRTLKRINEDALEFYGLVEENSLIKLSIGDSEDILNDVNTRAIELQSIITNQKRNPEWILNISCAARNLVLSDEQMEQEEQRTYYDVLKDYKLVGFLSFGEIGPDRFGNPGEFFNETSILVGFEEI, encoded by the coding sequence ATGTTAGTTTCCACTTTTTTGAAAAAAGAAATTTCAGATTTGATAGAAGAAATCAGAAATATCAAAAAAGAATTTGAACCAGATTTATATATCTTTTTTTTTCCTTCTTTTTTCTATACTAATAGCTTGAACCAAGAACTTTTAAAAGATGTTGTATACCCTTCAAAATGTGTATCTGTTTCTACTATTGCTGCGATGAAGGATAATCAATTAGAATATGATCACTTTGGAGGTGTAGCGATAAAGTTTGAGCGAAAAGGTTTTGTAGATTTCTTTGCTGTGAACAAATTGAAAAACAAAAATCTAAAAAGCCTTAAAAACGAAGTTCTTTCTTTTCTAAAAGAAGATCCAAATTCGACTTACTTGATTTTTTCTACAGAATCGAATTTAGAAATCAATCATCTGCTAAATTTGATATTTAAGAAGAATTCATACCCAAAAGTAAGGTTATATGGTGGAGTAGCATCATCAAACTTGGTTAATTTATTTACTTTTATCTCATTCAATGGAGCAATTATAACCGATGGTTTTGTAATTATTAAGTTAGGAAACGTAATTTCTTATAATACTCTTTCTTTTGGTTTTATATCTATAGGTCGAACCTATCAAATCTCAAAAGCAAAAAAAAACTTGATTTATCTAATTGAAGAGGAACCTGCAAAAATCTTTATCCAAAGACTTTTAAAAGACACTGGAATTGAAATCAAAGATTTAGATGATAAAGAAAAAGTTAAATTCTTATGGGAATTTCCTTTTTTGTTAATAGATAAAAGAAAAGGTTATGTCACATCCATCAGAACACTAAAAAGGATAAACGAAGATGCTTTAGAATTTTATGGATTAGTCGAAGAAAATTCTCTTATAAAACTATCTATTGGAGATAGCGAAGATATCCTCAACGATGTAAACACAAGAGCGATTGAATTACAAAGTATAATTACAAACCAAAAACGAAATCCTGAATGGATTTTGAATATTAGTTGTGCTGCGAGAAATTTGGTTCTTTCTGATGAACAGATGGAACAAGAAGAACAAAGAACTTACTATGATGTTTTAAAAGATTATAAACTTGTAGGATTTTTGAGCTTTGGGGAAATCGGACCTGATCGATTCGGAAATCCAGGCGAATTTTTTAATGAAACATCCATATTAGTTGGTTTCGAAGAAATATGA